tttctgttggtGTGTGATACAACCGCAACTGGGATACTTGAAAGTTGAATCAAGTGTTGAGTATTGTGACATGCTTAAGCGATTGAAACCGGATGATCAGAGAATGCGCGGTCCATAATTCGGTTGGCTATCCACTGGTTTGCAGCATCAGAATAGTGCCCTCCATCCCAGTTAATGTGCTGAGAAGGATTGCTACAAGAAGCTCCAGCTGCAGTGCCTTTAACAATAGCTTTCACCCCACAATGGACAGGGAAATCACCGTAGCTTCCACAGCATTGAGTTAAGGACTCGTAAAACCTGCGAATTCCACACAAGGGAGAAAAAGAGTTTAGGGATTTGGTTAGGCCAAGGAAATGGAGTAGTGAAACACTAGCTAAAGGCATGAAGTGGAAGTTTTGATCGGATGTGTTCATTAGAAAGAATCGATTTAATACACTTCTTATGTACCCCACGGTGTAGAACTTCGTCAGTGGATGTAAGGTTTTTCCTATCCCGAATAATGTTAACTTACCATACTTCTCCGCCTTCACTTGTAAGCGCGTATTTTTCTGCATAGATATTGACGAGTAAGAACTGCTTCTGAAAGTTGGGCTCTCAGTTCAAGCACTCTCTCCTTGAGCTGCACGTTAAATTCTTGAACCGCCTCATTGTAAGGCTTCAAGCAATCGTTTTTGATCCAGGTCACCGGTTTCTGGCAGCTTATACGCAAGAGTTGAAGGCAAGCACCCGAGCGGACCTGTGTTGTGACTTGTGAATCCAAAAAACTCTTGCCCCTTGTTGGTAGAGTTGCTGCACATATAAAACAATCTGCAATCTGTTTATAGAGCCATCGGGGATTTTAGGCATTTCATGTGACACCTAGGTTGGAAAATAATCTGGAGATATTGTTTCTGACTTCGTGTTATTAAGGTTGTTACCTCAGTTGATTTAGTAATTATGAAACTTGTTACCTCAGTTGTCAAGGCTAACTGCGCTGCTATGGTGGAGACGGATGCCAGCACTTGGCGATAGTAATAAACCTCGCACGGTCCATAAGAACCTTGTACTTAATGAAATCGACAGAATAGCCCTTATAGATTTGTAGGTCAACGGGCAGGCAGGAAGCAGAATGTGAGagcaaaaaattatgaaaaaaaaaattgtgttgtGATATCATCACAAACATAATTGGATTTCATTCGTTTGGTGTCCACATcggtctttttatttttattcaagaagaaaacaaagttgGATCCTTAATTTAAAAACACTCTCATCTCAATGATTAAGTACAAAACTAAATCTGTGCCAAACTTATAGCACAAGTTATCTGCTTGAAGTTGAATCAGAACTGCGGAGGACTGTGACACGCTTCAGTGATTGATACTGGAGGGTCGGAGAATGAGCCGTCCATAATTTGGTTGGCTATCCATTCATTTGCAGCATCGGAATAGTGCACCCCATCCCAGCTAATGTACTTCGAAGGATTGCTACAGAGAGCCTCAACTTCAGTGCCATTAACAATAGCTTTCATCCCACAATGGACGACATGGTGATCACCGTAACTTCCACAGCATTGAACTAGAGGACTAGAAAAACCTGAAATTTCCAGACGCCAGGGAATAGGGTTTTGGATATGCGAAAGAAATGAAGTATAGAAAACTAGCTTGACGAATGAAGCGAAAAAACTTACCGTACTTCTCTGCCTCATTGATAAGCTTGTATTTTGCTGTGTAAATATCGACATAAGTGAGAACTGCATCAGAAAGTTGGGTCCTTAAGTTAAGCACTCTTTCCTTGAGCTTCCGGTTAAATTCTTGAGCCACCTCATTGTGAGGTTTCAAGCAACCGTTTTGGTCCAGGTTGCCGGGTTCTGGCAGTTTATATGCAAGACTTGCAGGCAAGCAGCCAAGGGGACCTGTGTTGTGAATCCAAAAAACTCTTGCTCCTTGTTGGTACAGTTGCTGCAAAACTACCAATATCATTATTTTGTTTAAGATTTTAATCTCTTTAAGAACATTTACGAGTTCATGTACACTCTGTTGACAACTAAATTTACACAGTTTTTCCATTTCATGTGACAAATACGTTAAAATGTAGCTGTCTTCATGGTTAACAATTTTCCACTCAAAAAAATCACAGGGTACGCCCAAAAGGCTAGTCATCCGAGTCCACAAGACTTCAAAATGAAAATGGATAGCTCCTTATGAAACTTATTACCTCTATTGTGGAAGCAAACTGTGCAGTGATATTGGAAAGGGATGCAAGCACTTCATCCAGAGTCTTCAATCTTAATCCTGCATGAAGATCGTTTTGTCCAATGTCTAATGTGTACAAGGCCCTGGAGAAGTCGCTTGGTCTTGGGAGGCTGGCCCTGACCTTTGAGCTTTTACCTGAAAACCAATGCCGTAACTGAGTGTAACATAATCAAGCTTAtgattcaagttattttctCTACAACTCGATAAGACAATAGACTTCCTCAGCAACAATATATCCCAACCTTCAGCAAAACCCTCATTCGCACGTGCTTTCAACTGCTCAAATTGGGCAAGCTGCACGTTAAGAGAGATGGGGCTATATCTCGCTTCAAACATCTTGCCATCTAATGGCTGAATGGTAGATCCTCCGGTCGCAAAACTTGCTCCATGATAAAAATTAGTTCCAACAGCATCCAGATAAGCACTCACAAATGGAAACCCCAACTTTTGAGCTGCAAGATTGCCATATGCAGTTTCTAATTGTCTTAAACATAATGCATGATACATTACAACACAGTTGATGCACTAACCAATAAAATCGATCATGAGACGCCCGTCTGAAAACCTGCCTGAAGGTTTACCAAAGAATGTATTGCCATAGGGGGCAGGAAGTCGAAAAAATGTGGCCGATAAACCACCCGTGTCGGAGTTAGAATCGCCAAAGTTAAACATTGCTGGGAATTGGCAACCATTACTTGATATGTTTTGTGGTGCAAGGCCTAAGAAAACCGAAAGGGCACCAACTAAAACCACTCCTACTGCCACTGCCTCCACACTCTTCTTAACTCCCCAAGGGCCTCTCCACCACCTATTGATACTACCAAAACTTGCACGGTCCATATGAATCACCTCCTACTGCTTTATCTCACACCCTTTTCACCAAACAAGAGATAGTGATGTCAACCACACAATCCATTAAGTCATTCCACACTCATTGAAATCAATTAACGGACTCAAAGGCATTGTTCGGgactgcttttaaaatgattataaACGTTTTCAGACAATTAAAAGCGCTTTTGACACTAAAAATAAAGGGCTCGTTTGGTAGTAGTTTTAGAATGGTTAAAAGCGCTTTTGTTGATAATATTTTTGTGACAAATCCtaagtaaaaatgcaagtaaattctgaAAAAGCACTTGAGTGCTTCCTACAAGAACTGCATAACTGatgcttttggaatccaaaaatatttttctcaaaaacgctttcagttacTTTAAAAACGCTTCTAAACAAGCCCAAAAGCGTTTCTAGGTTATGAAAGAACATTTCTTTAGTGTTTTTATCTAGTGGCCCTTGAATTTTCAATAAGAATTTCGACATGTTACCAATAAAATCACTTTTAGCAAAAGCATTTATGACACAAGGGAAAAAGATGAGGGTGAAACTTTCACCTTGAACAATAGGCGATGGAGCTAGCTAGATGGTTGTGTTCTTCTGCATGGATTGCGCTTCTCTCTGTGGCTCAtttgttgaagaaaagaaactGATTTGGGGCTCCATAGGATCGGTGGAGGAGACCTTGCAAATTTAGGTCAACGGGCAGCAGGTACCAGAACGTGAAatgtagacattaaaatattaaaacaaatgcGTAATGATACCATCAATTCATCAACATCTTCATCATCTGAATTGGGAATATTGCTGGTGAAAGATCCAACGATTCAGACTGCGCCGCATCAGTTTCTTCTCACCGAGTTTATTAAACTTGCaattatataaaatttagaatttataaattggcaTGCACcaattcttttatttaaattcacaaacatagaattttaaaatttccgCATGGAAAAAAAACCTTGGAATTTGGAAACTTCACACCCCAAGTTTAAATACCATGTAAATATGTGTTATTTCCCAATTTATAAGATTTAGagcttaaaaataacaaattatgcattcaatttcattattcttttaggttaaccaaataagaaaatttataaattctaaaaaataaatcgcgttatttcaatttgtgtcattttaaaattctttaataattttaaatttcttcatttaaACATAGAATGATGCGTAATAGGCTAGAGACACAGCTACCTACCATGACATCCTTGTATAGGCAACCCACAAAACTTGGCATTAACTGTGGCCCATAAGCTAAATACAGAAAACAAGTTTAAACACACATCAATGAGAAACGTAAGATGGAATTTGAATCGACGGCTTACCCAACGTTTGATATTtcaatcattttgaattttcaacCGTCGaataaaatgaattgaaaaagatcaaaagGTCAAAATTAACAATGATTATCTTTATGTACTACATTCCGtacaaaaattgagaaatttgaGTTACGGGACTTTCTTGCACATAATATGGCACCCAGCAACAAGGTCATGCAAAATAGAACGAACCAAATTATGAGTATATTACCCTGACGATCGTCACAAAAAATAGACTAGTGAGTCCCGTAGTGTTCAGTAAAATTGGATCCTAAGAACAATACAGGCTCCTTCACATAAAAAAACAGACAAAAAAGAAAGCGGAAAACTGCAATTTTACATAGTTTCGAGATGAAAGAACAGATCATCACCGCAAGTGTTTTCCCAGTGCCGGTAATCAATAATGCTTGCTCCATTTTTCCCAGAgcaaaatgaagaaaacaaaaagagtgGGGCAAAATGTTATTTGGTTCTGGTTGTCGGAAGCGCTTAGGCAGTTCAACGAATCCATTGAAACGGCGCAGTAGTTCACCATCTTTCTCTTGACCTTGCCCTGCCAAATAAACAACAACCAAacatcacatgcattttgagGCATTCATAACCAATCTTTAGCTCCGAGAGTAAATATATCCTTCAACTTCTCCAAAATTCTTAAAGCTTCTAGCGAAATTTTTTTGACTATTACATATCTTTTGTTCTAAAAGGGATGTGCTGATTGGTTTTTTACAACTGCACACAATTAACCGACCCAAAATGTTCTTTCGTAAAGCATAACATATCAAGTTTCTTTCGTAAACAGGTTAACTTCCTCCCTAAGACTGTAAAAAGGAAAGCACAGAAGCACTTTATTCTCACCTGTCCATGTCTCTGTTCCCCAGAAATCCTCCTCTCTCCCTGCCACCATGGAATGACCTTCTGTCATCAAAAGGCCTTGCCCACGGATCTCCTTTGCCTTGCGAGGGAGGCCCATCAACATATTCCATGCTTCTAGAATCTTCAAATGACCCGGAATAAGAAGGCGTCCTCTCAAAAAAGCTACCACCCCTGCCTGCTGCAGACCCAGGCCTACCTGCTCCAGACCCAGGCCTACCAGCCCCAGACCCAGGCCTATCCATGGCCTTCTGCCCAAAGCGAACTTTGTCATCCAAATTTCGGATCAATGTCTCCAATTCCCTTTCCTTCTGAAGTACTATATCACGTAGACTTGGCTGGTCACCGCCAGACTCTCGCACAGTttcactattcactttatccgtAGATTCTTTCTCGAGTTCCTTCTTTAGATGATCTATTTCTTCCTTCAAAATCTTTTCCTCCTCTGTTTCAGGTCTGCAACAAAAGGCTTAAGAGATCAATTCCACAAGACAACCACAGGTTACATACAAACACGAcaagaaaactgaaaaatatATAGTTTGCCAAATGCTTATGAGACGAACTACTATAGTTTATTGATAAGGTTTCATCTTCCTACAGCATTTTACAAAGCTAAATTACTTCCTAGTGGAAAAGGTAATCCAGTGAACAATATATATGACCAATTAAAAAGCAAATTCTAATCATTTTGGCATGTGGGTGCAatcaaatttgattataaaaaattttattATCTTGTGATTAGATCAGACTCATTCAGCAAAGAAGAAGACACCAGGCTGTATCAGCATAACATCCAGACAACTCCCAATTACCACATTACAAAAACACAAGAAGTCAAAAGACATGGTCTTCCGCATTGTCTCTAATTGCATAGTTGTCTGCAATGAATATTACTTCATCGGGGAGGGGAAGAAAACAGTTTGTGTAAACTTTTTTCTCCCCCGCACCACAAACAGACAACAATAGGACAAGAATGTGCCCCAAGAGGAGGTACTAACCCAAACATAATCTAATCGTTTCAACTATATACTAGTCTACTTATTTCGATACAAACTTTTCCAACCGAAACATAAACTCAATACACGTAACCCAAATGATACTAACCCATCTAGCTTCTTTGCATGGAATCAACTCGCCACTACCATGCATATTCAAACCATACAATCAACCCAACTCACTTGGGCAACTCttaatagcaaaaaaaaaaaaaaaaaaaaaaaaaatacataacaatCAACCCACCATTACCATGCATTTCAAACCATTACTTAGCTGAATGCACTACCTACAAAATTGACATAAAAAAAAGTCGAAACCAACCTGTCAATACCCTGATGCTCCAGCTCGAGATCAATCTTCCGCCAATCCTTACCCCGCTCCTCCAGCAAAACCTCCCTTGGCTTGGCATCACCAAAGGGGTTTACTTTCGGCCGCGGCTTCACTGCATTATCACTCCCATGCAGCCCGGGCCCTTCAGACCGGCTTGACTGAGCACTCGAAGGCCTGCTTGAGTGGGCACTCGTCGGCCTACTCGTCTTCTTGGCTTCAATTTCCGATTCCAGCTTCTTCCAATCCATCCCTTTCTCAGCCAAAATCTCCTCCCTAGGTCGAGCTGCTCCGAATGGGTTTGGCTTATTGGTCTTCACAACCTGCAATGGCTCATTCTCGCCCTTCGGAGGATCCAACACCAATTTGGGTCGCTCTCTCTCAACTCTGTCGACCTCATGTCCGCCTCTAGCCCAGCGATCCGGCTCTGCACCCGAATCACGAAATCCAGACCCAAACGTGGATGACCTAGAAGGAGCAGGCTTCTTCCCAACAGTCCAGTTATCAACCTCGTCTGCCC
This Pyrus communis chromosome 6, drPyrComm1.1, whole genome shotgun sequence DNA region includes the following protein-coding sequences:
- the LOC137737854 gene encoding GDSL esterase/lipase At5g14450-like, coding for MDRASFGSINRWWRGPWGVKKSVEAVAVGVVLVGALSVFLGLAPQNISSNGCQFPAMFNFGDSNSDTGGLSATFFRLPAPYGNTFFGKPSGRFSDGRLMIDFIAQKLGFPFVSAYLDAVGTNFYHGASFATGGSTIQPLDGKMFEARYSPISLNVQLAQFEQLKARANEGFAEGKSSKVRASLPRPSDFSRALYTLDIGQNDLHAGLRLKTLDEVLASLSNITAQFASTIEQLYQQGARVFWIHNTGPLGCLPASLAYKLPEPGNLDQNGCLKPHNEVAQEFNRKLKERVLNLRTQLSDAVLTYVDIYTAKYKLINEAEKYGFSSPLVQCCGSYGDHHVVHCGMKAIVNGTEVEALCSNPSKYISWDGVHYSDAANEWIANQIMDGSFSDPPVSITEACHSPPQF
- the LOC137737087 gene encoding eukaryotic translation initiation factor 4B2-like → MAKPWGGVGAWAAETERADAEELAAQSFPSLKEASSAKPKKKKMSLSDFHNSSGTPASNRVGLTPDEMMRLPTGPKERSAEDMQYGRLGGGFSSYGRSGPNPGRDGDREGGDGSWGGGGRRSYGGFDDDRRGPPSRVSDFDQPSRADEVDNWAMTKKSLPSADSSRQSRYSSLGSGGAGGGGDGGMMGAPAWSRADEVDNWTVGKKPAPSRSSTFGSGFRDSGAEPDRWARGGHEVDRVERERPKLVLDPPKGENEPLQVVKTNKPNPFGAARPREEILAEKGMDWKKLESEIEAKKTSRPTSAHSSRPSSAQSSRSEGPGLHGSDNAVKPRPKVNPFGDAKPREVLLEERGKDWRKIDLELEHQGIDRPETEEEKILKEEIDHLKKELEKESTDKVNSETVRESGGDQPSLRDIVLQKERELETLIRNLDDKVRFGQKAMDRPGSGAGRPGSGAGRPGSAAGRGGSFFERTPSYSGSFEDSRSMEYVDGPPSQGKGDPWARPFDDRRSFHGGRERGGFLGNRDMDRARSRERW